One window of Candidatus Bathyarchaeota archaeon genomic DNA carries:
- a CDS encoding ABC transporter ATP-binding protein — protein MSKISLNGIGKSFEHLDVLDNLNLDIMDNELMVVLGSSGCGKTTMLNIISGLMKQDKGDLYIDDELVNGAPPEKRPIGMVFQDYLLFPHLNVFENIVFGLKTSRLSKNKIKQVVNDTIEFLRIENLKRRYPRMLSGGEQQRVALARALTIEPEILLLDEPLSNLDAKTREGLRVELKSIQKKLGITTIQVTHDQTEAIIMADRIGILNNRKIEQIGKPDEIFFKPKTEFVASFVGSANNHKGHVTKVDRELKQIKVSFNDLEIIAICKNRFSVGDKVLTFIRPDDIFIMLNKHAISTQNVFKATIKEKILLGGIVRLKTLVEGEEFTVEVTRQISSELKLKSGKKVYLAFKPSSVHLIKNEYCIC, from the coding sequence ATGTCTAAGATATCATTGAATGGGATAGGTAAATCCTTCGAGCATTTAGACGTCTTAGACAATTTAAACCTCGATATAATGGACAATGAACTGATGGTTGTACTAGGTTCAAGTGGATGCGGAAAAACAACTATGCTTAATATAATATCCGGTTTAATGAAGCAAGATAAAGGGGACCTTTATATAGATGATGAATTAGTAAATGGGGCTCCACCAGAAAAAAGACCTATAGGAATGGTCTTTCAAGATTATCTTTTATTTCCACATTTGAATGTATTTGAGAATATAGTATTCGGTCTTAAAACATCAAGACTTTCTAAAAATAAGATAAAACAAGTTGTTAACGATACAATCGAATTCTTAAGAATAGAAAACCTCAAACGCCGTTATCCTCGCATGTTGAGTGGAGGAGAACAACAACGAGTAGCCTTAGCAAGAGCTTTAACAATTGAACCTGAGATCTTACTATTAGATGAACCTTTAAGCAATCTTGATGCAAAGACCCGGGAAGGATTAAGGGTCGAGCTAAAAAGCATACAAAAGAAATTAGGTATTACAACAATTCAAGTTACACATGATCAAACTGAAGCCATAATTATGGCCGATAGAATTGGAATTCTTAATAACAGGAAAATTGAACAGATAGGAAAACCTGATGAAATATTTTTTAAGCCTAAAACAGAATTTGTTGCATCTTTTGTCGGTTCAGCAAATAATCATAAGGGTCATGTGACCAAAGTCGATAGAGAGCTAAAACAAATAAAAGTATCATTTAATGATTTAGAAATTATTGCCATTTGCAAAAATCGGTTCTCTGTAGGCGACAAAGTTCTGACATTTATTAGACCTGATGATATTTTCATAATGCTCAATAAGCATGCGATAAGCACACAAAATGTATTCAAAGCAACAATAAAGGAAAAGATATTGTTAGGTGGCATCGTTAGATTGAAAACACTGGTAGAGGGAGAAGAATTCACAGTTGAAGTTACTAGACAAATATCATCTGAATTGAAATTAAAGAGCGGGAAAAAAGTCTATTTGGCATTCAAACCATCTTCTGTTCATCTAATCAAGAACGAATATTGCATATGCTAG
- a CDS encoding ABC transporter permease, whose protein sequence is MKAFSDRLFIIFVAISTGFFVLFFLAILISMAWYTDLQTLVSTILSEEISFSIRLTLLTATIAVIFCTMISVPTAYMLSRMDFTGKNWIDTLLDIPIVLPPISLGAALLMFFSTPVGKSIEDATIKFVFSEPGIILAQFTVISAISIRLMKSTFDNIDPKYEAVARTLRCNKFQAFFRVTLPLAKNGLIASIILSWARAVGEFGASVTLAGATRMKTETLPIAIYLSLSTADIEKTVAIVFILLLISVIVLFLIRRVGSREPFM, encoded by the coding sequence ATGAAAGCTTTCTCTGATCGGCTTTTCATTATTTTTGTAGCGATCTCTACAGGATTCTTTGTGCTTTTTTTCTTAGCAATCTTAATCTCTATGGCTTGGTATACGGATTTACAGACTTTGGTATCAACTATATTATCTGAGGAGATATCATTTTCAATTAGGTTAACTCTTCTAACAGCAACAATAGCGGTAATTTTCTGTACAATGATTTCTGTACCTACCGCATATATGCTATCCAGGATGGATTTTACAGGAAAAAATTGGATTGATACTTTACTTGATATCCCTATAGTTCTACCTCCGATTTCTCTTGGAGCAGCTCTTCTTATGTTTTTTAGTACACCTGTAGGCAAGTCTATTGAAGATGCAACAATAAAATTTGTATTCAGTGAACCAGGCATAATTTTAGCTCAATTTACTGTGATCAGTGCTATATCAATTAGACTGATGAAATCAACATTTGATAATATTGATCCGAAATACGAAGCAGTAGCAAGAACTCTGCGTTGTAATAAATTTCAAGCGTTCTTTAGAGTTACCCTTCCGTTAGCAAAAAATGGTTTAATAGCTTCAATAATCCTATCATGGGCAAGAGCGGTAGGAGAATTCGGAGCATCTGTAACTCTAGCTGGAGCAACAAGAATGAAAACCGAGACATTGCCAATTGCCATATACCTTAGTTTATCTACTGCCGATATTGAAAAGACTGTAGCTATTGTTTTTATACTTCTATTAATTTCAGTGATTGTTCTGTTTCTGATTAGAAGAGTTGGTAGTAGAGAGCCTTTTATGTAA
- the modA gene encoding molybdate ABC transporter substrate-binding protein, whose product MRKEERNIIFIMIFLLIIGILAYIQFFDSSPVYEKKKIVAFCGAASKPVMEEAALEFEKDYWIEVELHFSGSGTVLSQMKISKTGDLYIPGSHDYMLRAMRDEVVDPDTIEMLAFLVPQIIVQEGNPKNIQSLEDLTKPEIKVGIGDPISVCVGEYAVELLEYNELYESVEPNIVVHAESCSKTAALVTAEQVDAIIGWGVFAKWNPKKTDVVLIKPERIPKIACIPGAISVYSTDKESAQKFLNFLYSEGGQQIFRKYGYLSTIEEARIYAPLASTPEIVKTDVF is encoded by the coding sequence ATGCGTAAAGAAGAGAGAAATATTATCTTTATAATGATATTCTTATTAATTATTGGTATTCTTGCGTATATCCAATTCTTTGATTCATCTCCTGTTTATGAGAAAAAGAAGATTGTTGCGTTTTGTGGTGCGGCTAGTAAGCCAGTAATGGAAGAGGCTGCTTTAGAGTTTGAAAAGGATTATTGGATTGAGGTTGAACTTCACTTTAGCGGATCAGGTACTGTGCTATCACAAATGAAGATATCAAAAACCGGAGATCTTTACATCCCTGGTTCTCATGATTATATGTTGAGGGCTATGAGAGACGAAGTAGTAGATCCTGATACTATAGAGATGCTCGCTTTCTTAGTACCGCAAATAATAGTACAGGAAGGAAACCCAAAAAACATACAATCTCTAGAGGATTTAACCAAACCTGAAATTAAAGTTGGTATTGGAGACCCTATCTCTGTTTGTGTTGGTGAATATGCAGTTGAGCTTTTAGAATATAATGAACTTTATGAAAGTGTTGAGCCAAATATAGTAGTTCATGCTGAAAGTTGTTCTAAAACAGCAGCATTAGTAACAGCCGAACAGGTTGATGCGATAATCGGCTGGGGTGTTTTCGCTAAATGGAATCCTAAAAAAACTGATGTTGTTCTAATAAAACCTGAAAGAATACCAAAAATTGCTTGTATACCTGGAGCAATATCAGTGTATTCAACTGATAAAGAAAGTGCACAAAAATTCCTAAATTTTTTATACTCTGAGGGAGGACAACAGATCTTCAGAAAATATGGCTACCTTTCAACAATTGAAGAAGCCAGGATTTATGCTCCATTAGCTTCTACACCAGAGATAGTTAAAACAGATGTATTTTAA